The nucleotide sequence TAAAGGTAGGTAAGATATGGGTGGTTGGATAACTTGGTATGTCCTGCTGGGGAGAGGGTCTGAGGAGTGGGGTGGGATCAGGTCTGTGATAGTCTGATACTTTTCCCTTACCCCATAGGAAGCATCAGCCCCCATGCCTCCTCCGGAGCCTCCAAAGCCCCCAGTCTTGGAACAATGGGCCATTCCTGTGGATATTACTTCGCCTGTGGGAGATTTCTACCGGCTCATCCCCCAACCTGCCTTCCAGGTCACGAATCTCACCTTTTCCACTCCCCTATCTCCAGTGCCATGTTCCATAGTCTCGTGCTTATCTCATTCCAGCCCCTTCCTGATAGGTAAGATTCAGGACTTGTCAGACTCTACGAGGTATACAGTTAGCATAAAAGCCACCATCTGGCTTCCTTACTCCTGGCATGGGATACCATAACCATTGTGTACCCCTCTGAGACATTCCCTTTTACCCTTAAATGAGATGTGTGTAATTGGGGTCGTGCTGGGGTAAAGTTGGGGTAAGGAGCCCTACCTTCAGATTTACCTCAGTATTCCTAgccacttttccctttctttacttatttttctctAACATGAATATAGGGTTGTGGATCATTTTATTAAAGAATATTtctacctcttcccttcctcacccacTGGATCCTTCTCACATCATCTCTACCCTGTATCCATTCCTCTCACAGTGGCCGTTTGAACCAGATGTATTTCAGAAACAGGCTATTCTGCACCTGGAGAGACATGACTCTGTTTTTGTTGCTGCTCACACATCTGCAGGAAAGACTGTTGTGGCTGAATATGCCATTGCCCTTGCCCAGAAACATATGACCCGGTATGGGGGTAGGGACAGGGTAATCCTGATCTTCTCCCTAACTCGTCCTTACCAGTCCAGCCCTCTTCCATCTCAGTGCCTGGGACACCAAGGAGGAGTTGAGGGGAACCTatgggagatgatgacatggagaggaacaggagagaaagaaagagacaagagaagagaTCCAATGAGGACAGACTAAAATGGTTTAGAAGTAACCAGAGTTATTTTAGAAGGGCTTTCTGAAGGGGTGAATGTAGAGCCAGGTTTGGTAGGATGTGTGGGATGGacctgggggaggaagagggaaggaaatttgagctcaggaataGCAACTCATGTGAGTGAAAGTTCAagattccttcttcttctccagtACTATCTATACATCACCCATCAAGGCCCTGAGTAATCAGAAGTTCAGAGATTTCCGAAACAcatttggtgatgtgggactgctCACAGGGGATGTCCAGCTACATCCTGAAGCCTCCTGCCTCATTATGACCACAGAGATCCTTCGGTGAATGAACATTAAGATCCTGGGATTGGGGCCGTGGGATGGACCTAAAGTCTGTGGTCAgagttgtgtatatatatgcctaGGATCTAGGGGGAAGGATTTAAAATTTGATTGGGAAAGTAAAGTAGGAGTCACAAGGGGGTCAGGTTATTAGTTGAGAGAAAGTTCCAAGTATGTTTTAATCTGTTTCTGTTCCTTCCCATCCCTTCCACCTAGCTCCATGCTGTATAGCGGCTCAGATGTGATTCGAGACCTTGAGTGGGTGATATTTGATGAGGTCCATTACATCAATGATGCTGAGGTGAGGAGGGTGGAGTTGGCATTCCTAGGACCTGACCTTTGGTCTTTCAGTCCTTCCCTGTCTGAAGGCTGCTTCTACCACCCCTTCACCTCCACTCCCAACTTTATCCCCAGGAAGGCCTCTATGACATAGCTTTCCTttgatgataaaagggaaggtcATGGCGGGGGTGGAGATAGGAGTTATGGCATCCTGTGCTAGATGGGGGTGAGATGAATGGTGGCTTGTATGTGTCTATTTTTATACTGGTTTGCAATGTTTGTGTATCCTTGATGTTTCTGTGACTAGCGAGGAGTAGTATGGGAAGAAGTCCTCATCATGCTCCCCGATCATGTTTCCATCATCCTCCTCAGTGCCACTGTCCCCAATGCCCTCGAATTTGCAGACTGGATTGGGTAAGGatcagagacagacacaaaggTTTGAATTATGGGGTGGATGCTCTAGGGAAGAGGCATGTCctattatttccatatttttggaGAGGATAGGCTGACACTGTGACAGCCAGCGGAGCGGTCTAACTCTGGGGGGTGGGTGGTGGCAGTGATGCTGCTAATTTCCTTCAGCTGTCCCTCTTGATCAAAGATCTTCAATAAACTTGTTTAGGCATGTGGTATTCTCATATACTCACCATCCTTTGAGTCCTGCCCCTTTGTCCAGTATATAGAGTCTTTGGGGAAAAGGATGGAAGAAGGATGATTTTGGAGGCAAGGAGAGTGAGTGATGGGATAATGGCAgaagggtcataggatcataaatttagagttaggagggacagaccacagaggtcatctagtccagtcctcttATTTAACAGATATGAGCAccgaggcccatagaggttaacaCATTACAAGGTCAAACACCTCTccccttcaggaagcctttcccaaggcATTTCCTAGAAGTCTTTGGACAAAAGCACAAAAATAGTCACAGAgccagagatgggattcaaagtTGGGCAGTGGGGAGGAAGGGTGATTCCACAATGTTCTGACCTCTGACCTTTGCCCCTGTCCCCCAGGAGGCTGAAGCGTCGGCATCTTTATGTGATCAGCACAGCTGCCCGACCGGTTCCCTTGGAGCATTTTCTGTTCACTGGGAATAGTCCAAAAACCCAAGGAGAGCTATTTCTGCTTCTGGATTCACGAGGAGTCTTCCACACTAAGGGGTGAGTTGTGGGAGGGAGCAAGGAGTGTGCCATGGCTGGGAAGGCCTGAACACCTGGAGCTTTGTCTACCTTTCTGTCCATTTGTCTTAGATACTATGCAGCTGTGGAGGCCAAGAAGGAGAGGACTAGCAAACACGCACAGACCTTTGGGGCAAAGCAGCCAATGCACCAGGGGGGGCCTGGACAGGTGAGAcctggggtgggaaggagagtgTGGATCTGCAGGAATAGATTCATTTACTTACCCCTTTCTCCCCAACTgcctctttcttcttatctaaccCTCCTTTCCCAAGGACCCCATTGATCTAGTTTCTACCTCTTCCCCTTTTCAATCCCCATATTCCTTGTCAGAGCCTcaggatctgagcccagttctTTTTGGTCCCAGACCCTGGCCCTCTCTCCTTTGCCCTGCAGGACCGAGGCATATACCTCTCCCTCCTGGCCTCCCTACGGAGCCGTGCCCAGCTCCCTGTGGTTGTGTTCACCTTCTCCCGGGGGCGATGTGATGAGCAGGCATCAGGCCTCAGCTCTCTTGACCTTACCACTAGCTCTGAGAAAAGTGAGATCCACCTTTTCCTGCAGCGATGCCTTGCCCGACTTCGAGGCTCTGACCGCCAGCTACCTCAGGTATATGGGGCCTGCAGGGAGGGAAAGTTGGAGGGCTATGGGAGATAAAAGCTAAATTAGGTTTGGGCACCTTGTGACTCTATGGTGATACCCAAATTTTGCTCCCTCAACATTCCCTCAAAGGTACTGCACATGTCAGAGCTCCTTGGCCGGGGTCTAGGTGTCCACCACAGTGGTATTTTGCCTATTCTCAAGGAGATTGTGGAAATGCTCTTCAGTCGTGGTTTGGTCAAGGTAGGATAGTGGAAGCATCTTGGGTAGAAGGGGATATGTTTAACCCTGGGAAAGTGCCCAGATTTGGTGTCTGAAGGCCAGGAGAGAGCTTCTCCTAACTGCTGAACCCTTTCCCCCAGGTCCTATTTGCTACAGAGACCTTTGCTATGGGTGTGAACATGCCAGCACGGACTGTGGTGTTTGACTCTATGCGCAAGCACGATGGTGCAACATTTCGTGACTTGCTCCCTGGGGAATATATACAGATGGCAGGGCGGGCAGGGCGTCGTGGCCTGGACCCTACAGGCACTGTCATCTTACTCTGTAAGGGACGTGTGCCTGAGATGGCTGATCTGCACCGGATGGTGTTGGTGAGTTGGTCTAGAGCAGGGTGGTCACTTCCTCTCAACTCAGGAAGGCAGGGAAGGTCAGACCAGGTCATTCCCTTGATTTCTAGCTCTGATGCTGTGATTCCCATGTAATTCTTTTTTATCCCATATAACCTTTCGTATCTCTTCTAACcttcaattttcttctctcccatctttTGTAAGGGGATATCTCAGGGACCtctacttcatttcttctaaCATTTTGGGTTTTTCCATTATAGAaagtcaaagctggaagggcctttagatCATCCAGTCTAACATTTTCATGTTCTAGattaagggtggggaacctgtgacctcaaggccacatatggccctctaggtcctcaagtgcagccctttgaatccaaacttcatagaacaaatgcttttattaaggggatagAATAAAGTCTaatgcagaggtggggaaccagtGGCCTCGAGGtagccttctgggtccttgggtgcggccttttgactgagtccaagttttacggaacaaatccttttattaaggtcctcacctgaggacccagagggccacacgtggccttgaggccgaaggtttcccacccctgttctaaatgaagaaacaggcccagagaagggagtgATTTGCTTAAGTTCACACAGCTGTTAGTAGAGCTGGAATTAGATTCCAGGTCTCTGCCTCTCAATGAGAAGGGGACAGTCAGTTTAGGTAGTTGGGGGAATACCTTTGATTTTGGAGAGGGGAATGGAAGAagcctttccatttccttcttccagcACTCTGATCCCTACCCCTCCTCCCCAGGGGAAGCCTTCCCAGCTACAGTCCCAATTCCGCCTCACATATACAATGATCCTTAACCTGCTTCGGGTCGATGCACTCAGAGTGGAAGATATGATGAAGAGAAGCTTTTCTGAGTTCCCTTCAAGAAAGGACAGCAAGGTGTATATGCATGCCTGCGTGCTCACATTTGTGTGTGTTGGTGGGTGTTTGGGGGACATGTCTGGGTCCCTGGAAGAACCAAGGAGTTGGAGGACTAGATCAGATCTTTAAAGAAAACACACGTGGGAGTTGGGAGGGGTCCCGAGCTTGGTGATCACAGATCTGGCCTCTTCCTAGTCcctgtctcctccccacccctacagGCCCATGAGCACACTTTGGCAGAACTGACAAAACAACTTGGAGACCTGGAGGAGCCAGACACGTCGGGCCAGCTGGTTGACCTTCCTGAGTATTACAGCTGGGGGGAGGAGCTGACAGAGACTCGGGGCCTGATCCAGGTgatgggggaaagggaaatgggGACATGGATGTAGGTAGGGGTGGGGACAGAGAGAATGCTGTTACCAGCATACCAGGGTAGTGACCCAGGGCATTGAGAAAACACTCCTGAGTTTATTCCTCAGCCCCTCCTTTGACATTTTCAACATGTTTTCCCAGCGACGGATCATGGAATCAGTGAATGGGCTGAAATCTCTGTCAGTAGGAAGAGTGGTGGTTGTTAAGAATCAGGAACATCAGAATGCACTAGGAGTGATCTTGCAGGTGAGGGGAAGTGGGCTGGGGGCCCCTAGGTTGCGGGATTGGTAaacttcttcctttgtcttctaacTTAAACTTAATTACATTGatatgttgttgggttttttgggggtggggtggggttggtgaCTTCCACCTTCAAATCCATCCAGGCCCTCATCCATGTTCTTCCTCCATTCCCAGCACTATCCCATGCTTCCCTTCCTTCACTATCCTGACTTAACATGTGTATACTGTGTCCTGGGTTTGTATTCTGAGGGCAGGGTCTCCTTCATCACCCTTAGACAGGGAATTCCCTAAGGACTGGAACCACATCTTGTCCAGGTTAGGCCAGTCTAGGGGGAAGATGAATATAACCTGAGTAATGCTGCTTGTCTCTCTCCCAGGTCTCCTCAGACACCACAAATAGAGTCTTCACAACTTTGATTCTGTGTGAGAAGCAGCCCCTTGAGGGGCCACTGCCTGGCAGTTCCAGCTCCCTTGATGTCCCCTATCCTGATGATCTGGTGGGTCATAAGCTGTTCCTGCCTGAAGGTAAGAGCTGTGTGGGAAGTGGGACAGACGCTTGGGTCAGGGATGGGGTAGGAAGGACAGGATGCCTAGGTCCCAGGACTGGAACTTGATTCTGCTGTTCTGTCCTGCAGGGCCTTGTGATCATACTGTGGCCAAGCTTCAGCCAGGTGACATCACTGCCATCACAGCAAAGATGCTACGGGTGAATGGGGAGCGAATCTTGGAGGATTTTAGCAAGAGGCAGCAGCCAAGATTCAAGTTAGTAGTTTTGGGTGAGAAGGGGCAGTTTGACTTTACTACACTGGGAAGAAATGATTATAGAGTAGTGATCCCTTGGGCAGTGATGGTGTGTGAAGGTTCTCCAACTCTGGGAAAGGTGGTTTCAGAGAGAAGGGTTTCTCGCTTTTTTTCTCAGGAAGGACCCTCCTTCTCCAGCTGTGACCTCCGCCGTTCAAGAGATGCTCCGCTTGGCTCAGGCACACCCAGCAGGGCCCCCAGCCCTGGATCCAGTCAATGACCTTCAGCTGAAGGAGGTGGCAGTAGTAGAGGGTGGGCTTCGTGCTCGGAAGCTGGAGGAATTGATCCGAGGTGCCCAGTGTGTACACAGTCCTAGGTTTCCAGCCCAGGTGAGACCACCCAATACCTGGCTTCCCAGAAGA is from Trichosurus vulpecula isolate mTriVul1 chromosome 7, mTriVul1.pri, whole genome shotgun sequence and encodes:
- the SKIV2L gene encoding helicase SKI2W, whose product is MLETERLVLPPRGPLDLPLCALELGCTGRWELLSPPQVSDPPAGTLSHGLPPCAPELQGETEQLFLSSPEWLPLHGVERVAGKWQRKTDPWSLLGLPGAPVPSDLQAQRHPTTGRVLGYREVLLEDTNLSATTSLSLRRPPGPSSQALWGNPTHYPFWPGGMDEPTIADLSTCGDSEEEIDFEKDLLTIPPGFKKGVDFTPKNHSTHASGLLSLSHLLEPLELGGGEEEEEETSGRLGGPEGDSVTTSTSEPPLVRASSLEDLVLKEASAPMPPPEPPKPPVLEQWAIPVDITSPVGDFYRLIPQPAFQWPFEPDVFQKQAILHLERHDSVFVAAHTSAGKTVVAEYAIALAQKHMTRTIYTSPIKALSNQKFRDFRNTFGDVGLLTGDVQLHPEASCLIMTTEILRSMLYSGSDVIRDLEWVIFDEVHYINDAERGVVWEEVLIMLPDHVSIILLSATVPNALEFADWIGRLKRRHLYVISTAARPVPLEHFLFTGNSPKTQGELFLLLDSRGVFHTKGYYAAVEAKKERTSKHAQTFGAKQPMHQGGPGQDRGIYLSLLASLRSRAQLPVVVFTFSRGRCDEQASGLSSLDLTTSSEKSEIHLFLQRCLARLRGSDRQLPQVLHMSELLGRGLGVHHSGILPILKEIVEMLFSRGLVKVLFATETFAMGVNMPARTVVFDSMRKHDGATFRDLLPGEYIQMAGRAGRRGLDPTGTVILLCKGRVPEMADLHRMVLGKPSQLQSQFRLTYTMILNLLRVDALRVEDMMKRSFSEFPSRKDSKAHEHTLAELTKQLGDLEEPDTSGQLVDLPEYYSWGEELTETRGLIQRRIMESVNGLKSLSVGRVVVVKNQEHQNALGVILQVSSDTTNRVFTTLILCEKQPLEGPLPGSSSSLDVPYPDDLVGHKLFLPEGPCDHTVAKLQPGDITAITAKMLRVNGERILEDFSKRQQPRFKKDPPSPAVTSAVQEMLRLAQAHPAGPPALDPVNDLQLKEVAVVEGGLRARKLEELIRGAQCVHSPRFPAQYLRLRERAQIQKEMERLQFLLSDQSLLLLPEYHQRVEILRTLGYVDGAGTVKLAGRVACAMSSHELLLTELMFDNALSALRPEEIAALLSGLVCQSPGDPGDQLPSTLKQGIERVKDVARRIGEVQVSCGLNQTVEEFVGELHFGLVEVVYEWARGMPFSELAGLSGTPEGLIVRCIQRLAEMCRSLRGAARLVGEPVLGAKMEAAATMLRRDIVFAASLYTQ